The nucleotide sequence GAGAGTATCGCGATCTAGCAGATGCAGCAAGCAGGATGCATCCCAGAAGCATGACTCACGAACCGAAACATACGGACGCCCCCTCCCCCGCCGCGCCGTGCTGCGCTCCCGGCCGGGGCGGCGCTGCGCTCCACGCGACGGGCACAAACCCGTTGATGCTGGCGTTGAAGTCGCGCACAACCTCCCGAGAGGGAATGGTGAAGCTGGACGGCGAGTTCCTGATGGGCGGCAAGGACCGCGACGGCCACCCCGCGGACGGCGAAGGACCCGTCCGGAAAGTAACCGTAAAGCCGTTCTACATTGACGTGGCATCCGTGACAAACGAGCAGTTCGCCGAGTTCGTGAAGGCGACCGGATACGTCACTGAGGCCGAGCGGTTCGGGTGGTCGTATGTCTTCCACCTGTTCGTTTCCAATGAGACACGCAAGGCCGTCACACAGGCCGTTGCGCAGACGCCGTGGTGGCGGCGCGTAGACGGGTCAAGCTGGCAGAGTCCCGAGGGGCCGGACTCGGACATTTCGACGAGGCCGGACCACCCTGTGGTGCACGTCACGTGGAACGATGCTTCGGCCTACGCGGCGTGGGCGGGCAAGAGGCTCCCCACGGAGGC is from SAR202 cluster bacterium and encodes:
- a CDS encoding formylglycine-generating enzyme family protein; protein product: MTHEPKHTDAPSPAAPCCAPGRGGAALHATGTNPLMLALKSRTTSREGMVKLDGEFLMGGKDRDGHPADGEGPVRKVTVKPFYIDVASVTNEQFAEFVKATGYVTEAERFGWSYVFHLFVSNETRKAVTQAVAQTPWWRRVDGSSWQSPEGPDSDISTRPDHPVVHVTWNDASAYAAWAGKRLPTEAEWELAARGGLEQKRYPWGNDLTPGGKHMCNVWQGKFPYRNTMEDGFAGTAPARSFEPNAYGLYNTSGNVWEWCADWFSRDYPATGPRVDPVGPDHGTARVTKGGSYLCHVSYCNRYRVAARTSVTPDSSTGHVGFRCAATP